The genomic stretch GTTGATTTTTCTGAAGAAGTTTATACCCTAATAAAAGGAATAGAAAATACCTGTAAATTCGAAAAATGTATTGGCTTGGCAGAAAAATTAATAACTGCAGATAAAACAATTATTATTTGGTGCATTTTTAAGGATTCCATGAGGCGTATATGTAAGGAGATGGAAAGACGTGGATACAAGACAGAAATTATAAGTGGAGAAGTAGTAATGGAAGATAGGCAAAAAATTATATCAGACTTTCGTTCTGGGAAATTTAAGTGTTTAGTTACTAATCCACATACTTTAGCTGAATCTGTTTCATTACATAGTGTGTGTCATGATGCAATCTATTTTGAATATGGATATAACTTAGTTCATTTATTACAATCAAAAGACAGAATTCATCGCTTGGGTTTACCAGATGGACAGTATACGCAATATTATTTTTTACAAGAGCAGTTTGTTACAAATGATGGCGAAGGGTTTTCGTTAGATCAGAAGATATACACTAGGCTTAAAGAAAAGGAGCAGATAATGCTCGATGCAATAGTAAATAATATATTGGAGCCTGGAACAACGGTCCAGGAAGATCTGGATATAATTTTTAAAGAACTAAAAATATAGTTCAAAGTGATTATATAACGAATTTTATGAAAGGAACTAATATGGATATGCAAAGATTAAAAGAACTTATTGAACAAATCGATGACATTCAAAAGTTATTTCATCCTATGGGAGGTAATTATAGTTTCGCAAAGGAAATTCATGATAATCCTGAATATCAAGAGTGGGTACAGGAGATTATACTGTTACTTCAGGAAATTTATGATAGATTACATGATCAGTTTATATGGTCATCATTAAATATACTCAATCAGAATATGAATGGTTTGAATGATGAGGACATATTTAATGAAATTAGAGGAAAGCTTAAAGTTATAGGGAAGCATCTTGAAAAATACTATCCGAGAAACATTTGTATTGCAGAGGAAAGAGATATTATGGAATCTAACAGAAAGTCCCCAATGGTATTCATAAGTCATTCTTCTAAAGACAGGGAAGCGGCTAGCAATATTGTCCAACTAATAAAAAATATGGGCTTGAATAAAGATCAAATATTTTGTAGTTCTATACCTGGATATGATATAAAACTTAATGGGGATATAATAGAGACATTGAGAGAACTCTTTTTGAAAAATGATTTGTACGTGTTGTTTGTGCATTCGGATGATTATTATCAAAGTCCTATAAGTTTAAATGAAATGGGTGCAGCTTGGGCTTTGAAAACTAATTATTGTTCAATTTTGCTACCAAACTTTCCATTTTCTGCAATGAAGGGAGTTGTTAATGCTAATACAATTTCAATAAAGATGGACAATAGTAGAAGCGAAGTAAAAGATAAACTTAATCAATTATATGATGGTTTGTCAGAGGTTTTTAATATTACACGAGAAAATGGAATTTTATGGGAAAATTTACGTGATGAATTTATTGATAAGATTAATGCACTACAATCAATAGTAAACTTAAATTCTTAATTACAAATGAAATATAAAGCATATAATATGCAAGAGATGTATAAATGCATTATTGAAGGAATCTTTGTTTGATGAACATTTATGGGTGTGGTATATTATAATTGAGACTAAATATGGGAGGTGATTAAAATGGCAACAGCTGATCAAATTAAAAGTTTAGTAAAAGCTTATGTTGACAAAAATGATGATAAATTTAAGACAGTTGTATTGCAAATTGCAGCCCACGAAGCAAAAATAGGTCATGATACCCTTGCGCGTGAATTAAAAATGCAAATGGATAAAATAGGAGTAAAAAAAGCGAGTGTTGTTCAATTAACACCGACCAATCCTATGCTTAATATGTCATTTCCAGGAAACGATATATCTGAATTAATTGTTTCAGACGAGATAAATGAAAAAATTCATAGAATTTTAAATGAGTATCGAAATAGAAATAAACTATATTCATACGGGTTGGTAAACAGGAGGAAGATTTTAATTGAAGGTAATCCAGGTACTGGTAAAACATTAACTGCTTCAGTCATTGCTTCAGATTTATCAATGCCATTATACACAGTACAATTGGATAAAATTATGACGAAGTTTATGGGTGAAACAAGTGTAAAACTTCGACAATTATTTGATAGCATTGAGGCTAATGTTGGTGTATATCTTTTTGATGAATTTGATGCAATCGGCGCTGATAGAAGCTTTGATAATGAAGTTGGAGAAATGAGGAGAATCCTGAATTCATTTTTGCAATTTATAGAACAAGACTCCTCAGAAAGTATTATTATAGCAGCGACAAATAATCAAAAGCTTTTAGACCAGGCATTATTCAGAAGATTTGATGATGTTTTACATTATTCTTTACCAACTGAAGCTGAAATAAAACGATTATTTGAATATAAATTAATATCTTTTGATAAGAAGTTTAGAATAAATCAGAAATTGCTTAATGCTGCAAATGGTTTATGTCATGCAGAAATTGTCAGAGTGTGTGATGATGCAATTAAAAAATCTATTTTAGAAGATGAGGTTATTAGTCAACAAGGTTTGATTAACCTATTGAATGAAAGACATGCGATATATTCTTGTAAGGAGGCATAAGGGAAATGGCAGTAGACAAAAGAAACATTTTTTTGACAAATACAGTGGATGAAATGCCCTATGTATCTGGTTCACGACCAGGAAAAAAGAATTTTCCTATTCGTAATGTGTCTAGCCATTCTAATTTCATTCAAAATAAATTACAACAGTGTTATGCCAATGATTTATCACAAAAGCAAGTTGCAGCAATTAGATACAAAGAAGGAGTTTATCTTGAGTTTTCAAGTGCTCCGGAACATGATTTGGCAATTAAGAGTCTTGAAAATCGACAACAAGGTATTCGTTTACTTAATGTTAGAAAAGATGAAGAAACTAATACTATTAAAGCTACAGTATATATTCCTGGAGGAAAAGAAAGCTATTTTTTGAAAAAGGTAGAAGAATATGCTGATGAATTAAAACTTACACCGACGGGAAACCCAAAAAACAATGATTTAATAAGTAGTATTGAGGATGTTAGATTAGCTATTCTAGATTCGTTTTGGATAGGAGCTTTAGATACTATACCTACGTCGCAACCTGAATGGTGCGAACTGTGGCTAAGGTATGATTGTGATAGGGATGATGAACAGTGGAATGCTTCCGAGGATGATATTACGCGAATTTGTAATGAAAACCAAATAGCGATTGATAGTAAACATATTATTTTCCCTGAGCGAATTGTTAAAATGGTATATGCAAATTCTGAGCAGTTGAAACTTTTGATAGGAGCTTGTTCCTATATTACTGAGATGAGGCGAGCTCAAGAGGCTACTTCGTTTTTTGAAAGTTTAGCAAATAGTGAACAAAAAGAATGGGTGGATGAATTATTAGCTCGCGTAACATATCAGAATTCAGGAGTTGCTATTTGTCTTTTAGATACGGGGGTTACTGCATCGCATCCATTATTGGATAAGGCTATGGATTTGAGTCATGTACAGAGTGTAAATTCAGCTTGGGGAAGTGGAGATCACCAAGGACATGGCACAGAAATGGCCGGTATATCTTTATTTTATGACGTAAAACATGCATTGATATCAAACTCAACTATTAGTGTTTCTCATGAAATAGAGTCAGTAAAAATATTGCCTCCGGTAGGTGAAAATGTTCCAGAATTGTATGGAGCGATTACTGAACAGGCAGTCTCATTGGCAGAAATAGCAAATCCAACTGCGAAAAGAGTTATATGCATGGCGGTTACATCTCCATGCTATAATACATTCGATGGAAGTCCTACTTCTTGGTCTGCATCAATTGATAATATTACATCTGGGGCTAATGAAGAAAATGAAAAGAGACTTTTTATTATTAGTGCAGGAAATGTGTATCCCGGTGAGTTTGGGGAAATCCCATATCCAGACGTCAATACTTTACATTGCGTGGAAAGTCCGGGTCAGTCTTGGAATGCCATAACAGTCGGGGCATATTCAGATGATATTCAAATAGATGATCCGTCATTTCGAGGGTTTCAGCCAGTAGCTCCAATAGGTGCAATTTCACCGTATAGTTCCACATCAGAAGTATGGGAGAGTAAATGGCCAATTAAGCCAGAGGTATTGTTTAATGGTGGTAATATGGCAACAAACGGAACCGACTTTAGTGAATGCCCAGATTTATCAATGCTTACTACTAATTATAGACCCTTAAGTAAACAGTTTTCAACCATTTGGGGGACAAGCTCAGCAGCTGCGCAAGCATCATGGTTTTGTTCTAAATTATTGGAGGAGTATCCTGATATTTGGCCAGAAACAGTAAGAGCATTGATGATTCATTCAGCGGAATGGACAGATACAATGAAACACCAATTTTGCATTGAAGATACAAAAACTAAAGGTCGTCATCGACTTTTGAGAACATGTGGTTATGGAATTCCAAATTTGTATAGGGCAATTCAATGCATTGAAAATAGCGTTAATATGGTTGCCCAAGGAGAGTTACAACCTTACGGGAAAAAGAGCATGAAAGATATGCACATACATACTTTGCCTTGGCCGAAAGAACTTCTTCGTGAATTAGGTGACGTACCAGTAAAAGTAAAAGTCACATTATCATATTACATTGAGCCAGGACCAGGAGAAGTTGGATGGAAGGATAAGTATCGCTATTCCTCATGCGGACTTCGTTT from Anaerocolumna sp. AGMB13020 encodes the following:
- a CDS encoding S8 family peptidase; the protein is MAVDKRNIFLTNTVDEMPYVSGSRPGKKNFPIRNVSSHSNFIQNKLQQCYANDLSQKQVAAIRYKEGVYLEFSSAPEHDLAIKSLENRQQGIRLLNVRKDEETNTIKATVYIPGGKESYFLKKVEEYADELKLTPTGNPKNNDLISSIEDVRLAILDSFWIGALDTIPTSQPEWCELWLRYDCDRDDEQWNASEDDITRICNENQIAIDSKHIIFPERIVKMVYANSEQLKLLIGACSYITEMRRAQEATSFFESLANSEQKEWVDELLARVTYQNSGVAICLLDTGVTASHPLLDKAMDLSHVQSVNSAWGSGDHQGHGTEMAGISLFYDVKHALISNSTISVSHEIESVKILPPVGENVPELYGAITEQAVSLAEIANPTAKRVICMAVTSPCYNTFDGSPTSWSASIDNITSGANEENEKRLFIISAGNVYPGEFGEIPYPDVNTLHCVESPGQSWNAITVGAYSDDIQIDDPSFRGFQPVAPIGAISPYSSTSEVWESKWPIKPEVLFNGGNMATNGTDFSECPDLSMLTTNYRPLSKQFSTIWGTSSAAAQASWFCSKLLEEYPDIWPETVRALMIHSAEWTDTMKHQFCIEDTKTKGRHRLLRTCGYGIPNLYRAIQCIENSVNMVAQGELQPYGKKSMKDMHIHTLPWPKELLRELGDVPVKVKVTLSYYIEPGPGEVGWKDKYRYSSCGLRFDMINSDESLDDFKKRINIKMRGEDKTDNGDGTSGSDRWFLGSKNRDVGSIHSDFCELSAVELCECNRIAIYPVVGWWRERDYLGKYDSTIRYSMVITISTPKVDVDFYTPIITEIGNVVEIDIPSNF
- a CDS encoding AAA family ATPase; translation: MATADQIKSLVKAYVDKNDDKFKTVVLQIAAHEAKIGHDTLARELKMQMDKIGVKKASVVQLTPTNPMLNMSFPGNDISELIVSDEINEKIHRILNEYRNRNKLYSYGLVNRRKILIEGNPGTGKTLTASVIASDLSMPLYTVQLDKIMTKFMGETSVKLRQLFDSIEANVGVYLFDEFDAIGADRSFDNEVGEMRRILNSFLQFIEQDSSESIIIAATNNQKLLDQALFRRFDDVLHYSLPTEAEIKRLFEYKLISFDKKFRINQKLLNAANGLCHAEIVRVCDDAIKKSILEDEVISQQGLINLLNERHAIYSCKEA
- a CDS encoding toll/interleukin-1 receptor domain-containing protein, which codes for MDMQRLKELIEQIDDIQKLFHPMGGNYSFAKEIHDNPEYQEWVQEIILLLQEIYDRLHDQFIWSSLNILNQNMNGLNDEDIFNEIRGKLKVIGKHLEKYYPRNICIAEERDIMESNRKSPMVFISHSSKDREAASNIVQLIKNMGLNKDQIFCSSIPGYDIKLNGDIIETLRELFLKNDLYVLFVHSDDYYQSPISLNEMGAAWALKTNYCSILLPNFPFSAMKGVVNANTISIKMDNSRSEVKDKLNQLYDGLSEVFNITRENGILWENLRDEFIDKINALQSIVNLNS